A window from Plasmodium chabaudi chabaudi strain AS genome assembly, chromosome: 11 encodes these proteins:
- a CDS encoding serine/arginine-rich splicing factor 12, putative produces the protein MGPHSGQKPQPMSLLIRKLKFNTSPSMVREKFKKFGAIKDVYLPIDYYTKEPRGFGFVEFYDPKDAEEALKEMNGSEIDGNRIEVFVAQKGRSDPRVMRYKERGGGPGYGYRKYPDNRLKRRYISKSNSRYGSYSRDKMRRRDRSRERIRYRDSYDRNVGSYRDKKNNYVKGYNRYRSRDRDRSFSRGRRSRGYRNDSPRYREKRRYNRSVSRSGDRNSKHNKKDYKSKYSNDRYSNESGNSSKRSRKQMVSKSISFNTERDDEKRRNDNTEERENSKEWRESKDRDKSDDDKNSVNSQDAESN, from the coding sequence ATGGGACCTCATTCAGGCCAAAAACCACAACCTATGTCCTTGTTGATAaggaaattaaaatttaatacatCCCCATCAATGGTTAgagaaaaatttaaaaagtttggAGCAATTAAAGATGTATATTTACCAATAGattattatacaaaagAACCAAGAGGGTTTGGGTTTGTCGAATTTTATGACCCCAAAGATGCTGAAGAAGctttaaaagaaatgaatGGAAGTGAAATAGATGGAAATAGAATTGAAGTTTTTGTAGCTCAAAAAGGTAGATCAGATCCTAGAGTTATGAGATATAAAGAAAGAGGTGGAGGACCAGGATATGGATATAGAAAATACCCTGATAATAGGTTAAAAAGaagatatatatcaaaatcAAATTCAAGATATGGCTCATATTCACGTGATAAAATGAGAAGACGTGATAGATCGAGAGAACGAATAAGATATAGAGATAGTTATGATAGGAATGTGGGTAGTTACagagataaaaaaaataattatgtgaAGGGTTATAACCGATATCGAAGCAGAGATCGTGATCGAAGTTTTAGTAGAGGTCGTAGATCTAGAGGTTACAGAAATGATAGTCCAAGATATAGAGAAAAACGAAGATACAACAGAAGTGTTAGCAGAAGTGGAGATAGAAATAgtaaacataataaaaaagattataaatcaaaatatagtAATGATAGATATAGTAATGAAAGTGGTAATTCAAGTAAACGATCAAGAAAACAAATGGTTTCAAAATCCATTTCATTCAATACTGAAAGGGATGATGAAAAACGAAGAAATGATAATACAGAAGAAAGAGAAAATTCAAAAGAATGGAGGGAAAGCAAAGATAGAGATAAATCtgatgatgataaaaattcagTTAATAGTCAAGACGCAGAATCGAATTGA